One Actinomadura viridis genomic region harbors:
- a CDS encoding RNA 2'-phosphotransferase, producing the protein MDERRLVKISKYLSKHLRHRPERLGLVLDEAGWVDVDRLLRAAAAHAFPITRDELDHVVANNDKRRFAFDDTGTRIRASQGHSIDVDLGLPLTPPPPVLYHGTVASALPTIRGEGLKPMDRHAVHLSPDRETATRVGARRGRPVVLTVDAAAMAAAGHGFQVSDNGVWLVDAVPPRFLTLP; encoded by the coding sequence ATGGACGAGCGTCGTCTGGTGAAGATCTCCAAATATCTCTCCAAGCATCTGCGGCACCGCCCCGAGCGGCTCGGCCTGGTCCTCGACGAGGCCGGCTGGGTCGACGTCGACCGGCTCCTGCGGGCCGCCGCCGCGCACGCCTTCCCGATCACCCGGGACGAGCTCGACCATGTCGTGGCGAACAACGACAAGCGGCGGTTCGCGTTCGACGACACCGGGACCCGGATCCGCGCGAGCCAGGGCCATTCGATCGACGTCGACCTCGGCCTGCCCCTCACGCCGCCCCCGCCCGTCCTCTACCACGGCACCGTGGCGTCCGCCCTGCCCACGATCCGCGGCGAGGGCCTGAAGCCGATGGACCGCCACGCCGTCCACCTCTCCCCCGACCGGGAGACGGCCACCCGCGTCGGCGCCCGCCGTGGCCGCCCGGTCGTCCTCACCGTGGACGCCGCCGCCATGGCCGCCGCCGGGCACGGTTTCCAGGTCAGCGACAACGGCGTCTGGCTCGTCGACGCCGTCCCCCCACGCTTCCTCACTCTTCCCTGA
- the hutI gene encoding imidazolonepropionase — protein MTVRLLTNIGRLWTGTDVCSNAAVLIHDDRIVWAGPASDLPQSVPGVIDDIVDVDHVENLGGGLVTPGLIDAHAHPVYAGNRWAELAMRTSGSSHSAIAAAGGGVNSTVTVTRGTDPWTLCNGVRERLRQWILAGTTTVEAKTGYHLTRDGELADIRMLRSLEGEPAMPRIHATFLAAHILPPEFFGRRRDYIEAVRQWAGDAAVAGADSIDVYCDEGHFTAEEARALLLTGKRAGLKARMHACANERVGAAQVAAEVGCASADLLTQANDDDIKALAHAGVTATVCPGSALNSARPPAPVRAMLDRGVTVALGTDHNPGQCGITSMPLVIGLAVAMFGLSVTEALRAATLGGASALRVGDRGSLAPGMLADIVLWDADHEGAFAWAFGLRALRVWRGGMPVQP, from the coding sequence ATGACGGTACGGCTGTTGACGAACATCGGCAGGCTCTGGACGGGCACCGACGTCTGCAGCAACGCCGCCGTCCTGATCCACGACGACCGCATCGTGTGGGCCGGCCCCGCCTCCGACCTGCCCCAGAGCGTGCCGGGGGTCATCGACGACATCGTCGACGTGGACCACGTGGAGAACCTCGGCGGCGGCCTGGTCACGCCGGGGCTGATCGACGCCCACGCGCACCCGGTCTACGCGGGCAACCGTTGGGCCGAGCTGGCGATGCGCACCAGCGGCTCCTCCCACTCGGCCATCGCGGCGGCCGGCGGCGGTGTCAACTCCACCGTGACCGTCACCCGCGGCACCGACCCCTGGACGCTGTGCAACGGCGTCCGCGAGCGGCTGCGCCAGTGGATCCTCGCGGGCACCACCACCGTCGAGGCCAAGACCGGCTACCACCTCACCCGCGACGGCGAGCTGGCCGACATCCGGATGCTGCGCTCGCTGGAGGGCGAGCCCGCCATGCCCCGGATCCACGCCACGTTCCTGGCCGCGCACATCCTCCCGCCCGAGTTCTTCGGCCGCCGCCGCGACTACATCGAGGCCGTCCGGCAGTGGGCCGGCGACGCCGCCGTCGCCGGCGCCGACAGCATCGACGTCTACTGCGACGAGGGCCACTTCACCGCCGAGGAGGCGCGGGCCCTCCTGCTCACCGGCAAGCGCGCCGGGCTCAAGGCGCGCATGCACGCCTGCGCCAACGAGCGCGTCGGCGCCGCCCAGGTCGCCGCCGAGGTCGGCTGCGCCTCCGCCGACCTGCTCACCCAGGCCAACGACGACGACATCAAGGCGCTCGCCCACGCCGGGGTCACCGCGACCGTCTGCCCCGGCAGCGCGCTCAACAGCGCCCGCCCTCCCGCCCCGGTGCGGGCCATGCTCGACCGCGGCGTGACCGTCGCCCTCGGCACCGACCACAACCCCGGCCAGTGCGGCATCACCTCGATGCCGCTGGTGATCGGGCTGGCGGTCGCCATGTTCGGCCTCAGCGTCACCGAGGCCCTGCGCGCCGCCACGCTCGGCGGCGCGTCCGCCCTGCGCGTCGGCGACCGGGGTTCCCTCGCCCCGGGAATGCTGGCCGACATCGTGCTGTGGGACGCCGACCACGAGGGCGCGTTCGCGTGGGCGTTCGGCCTGCGCGCCCTGCGCGTGTGGCGCGGCGGCATGCCGGTCCAGCCCTGA
- a CDS encoding ComEA family DNA-binding protein, with the protein MKRPDHGDIDRLRELLTHPRPARAETGRAHPPPDAGPEERSRGSTSPAARSPDDAPPAARLRALPDPPDEEVRERGVFGHRRVDPGLPGARVLIVLGLVAALVAGGYLWTARPRPQAVPEPAGRPSLQPPAAPAATSQGAAVVVHVHGKVRRPGVVSLPGGARVADAIKAAGGARPGAGTGDLNLARKVIDGEQIAVGVRATAPAPAGSPAPVPSGPGGGGAPLDLNTATAEQLDGLPGVGPVLAQRIVDHRTRHGGFRSVEQLQEVSGIGARRFADLRAMVRV; encoded by the coding sequence ATGAAGCGTCCCGACCACGGCGACATCGACCGCCTGCGCGAGCTCCTCACCCACCCGCGCCCCGCCCGCGCGGAGACGGGCCGGGCGCATCCACCTCCGGACGCGGGCCCGGAGGAACGGTCGCGGGGGAGCACGTCCCCCGCGGCCCGTTCACCGGACGACGCCCCGCCCGCCGCCCGCTTACGCGCCCTCCCCGACCCGCCGGACGAGGAGGTCAGGGAGCGCGGCGTCTTCGGCCACCGGCGAGTGGACCCGGGCCTGCCCGGGGCGCGCGTCCTGATCGTTCTGGGACTGGTGGCCGCCCTGGTCGCCGGCGGGTATCTGTGGACGGCTCGGCCCCGGCCCCAGGCCGTTCCGGAGCCGGCCGGACGTCCCTCCCTCCAGCCCCCGGCGGCCCCCGCCGCGACGTCCCAGGGCGCCGCGGTCGTCGTCCACGTGCACGGCAAGGTCAGGCGCCCCGGGGTGGTCTCGCTCCCCGGCGGGGCACGGGTGGCCGACGCGATCAAGGCGGCCGGCGGCGCCCGGCCCGGCGCCGGCACCGGGGATCTCAACCTGGCCCGCAAGGTGATCGACGGCGAGCAGATAGCCGTGGGCGTGCGCGCCACCGCCCCTGCCCCCGCCGGCTCCCCGGCGCCCGTGCCCTCCGGCCCCGGAGGCGGCGGGGCACCACTGGATCTCAACACCGCGACCGCCGAGCAGCTGGACGGCCTGCCCGGGGTCGGCCCGGTGCTCGCGCAGCGCATCGTCGACCACCGCACCCGGCACGGCGGCTTCCGTTCCGTGGAGCAGCTTCAGGAGGTGTCCGGCATCGGCGCCCGCAGGTTCGCCGACCTCAGAGCGATGGTGCGGGTGTGA
- the holA gene encoding DNA polymerase III subunit delta yields the protein MPADAITLIVGDEELLVERAIGDVVAAAKAEDPDTEVIDLGPGGLEPGRLAELTSPSLFGGGKVLVLRSAQDLGKDLSAEVLAYVKRPAEDVALVAVHHGGAKGKAFVDGLGKAGARKVSCPKITKMGERIDFVRSEIRRAGGKISPDGARNLLDAVGNDLRELAGACSQLVADTGGRIDDAAVARYYRGRAEVSGFTVADKAIEGRLAEALEQLRWALATGVAPVLIVSALAQGVRGLAKVGGAPRGARGAGLAKELGMPPWKIERVQRQLRGWSGEGVARALTAVAEADAQVKGGAADPAYALEKTVADIVAARQGS from the coding sequence GTGCCAGCTGATGCCATCACCCTGATCGTGGGCGACGAAGAACTGCTCGTGGAGCGGGCGATCGGTGACGTCGTCGCCGCGGCGAAGGCCGAGGACCCCGACACCGAGGTGATCGACCTGGGGCCGGGAGGGCTGGAGCCCGGGCGGCTGGCCGAGCTGACCTCGCCCTCGCTGTTCGGCGGCGGGAAGGTGCTGGTGCTGCGTTCGGCCCAGGATCTGGGCAAGGACCTGAGCGCCGAGGTGCTGGCGTACGTGAAGAGGCCCGCGGAGGACGTGGCGCTGGTGGCCGTCCACCATGGCGGGGCCAAGGGCAAGGCGTTCGTGGACGGCCTGGGCAAGGCGGGGGCGCGGAAGGTGTCCTGCCCGAAGATCACCAAGATGGGCGAACGGATCGACTTCGTGCGGTCGGAGATCCGGCGCGCCGGGGGGAAGATCTCTCCGGACGGCGCCCGGAACCTGCTCGACGCGGTGGGCAATGACCTGCGGGAGCTGGCCGGGGCGTGCAGCCAGCTCGTGGCCGACACCGGCGGCAGGATCGACGACGCGGCGGTCGCCCGGTACTACCGGGGACGGGCCGAGGTCAGCGGGTTCACCGTGGCCGACAAGGCGATCGAGGGCCGGCTCGCCGAGGCGCTGGAACAGCTCCGGTGGGCGCTGGCGACGGGGGTGGCGCCGGTGCTGATCGTCAGCGCGCTGGCGCAGGGCGTACGGGGCCTGGCGAAGGTCGGCGGGGCCCCCCGCGGCGCGCGGGGGGCCGGGCTGGCCAAGGAACTCGGCATGCCGCCGTGGAAGATCGAACGCGTGCAGCGGCAGCTGCGGGGCTGGTCGGGGGAGGGCGTGGCCCGGGCGCTGACCGCCGTGGCGGAGGCCGACGCTCAGGTCAAGGGGGGCGCGGCGGATCCGGCGTACGCGCTGGAGAAGACGGTCGCCGACATCGTGGCGGCTCGCCAGGGGAGTTGA
- the rpsT gene encoding 30S ribosomal protein S20, with translation MANIKSQIKRNKQNEKARLRNKAVKSELKTAIRKFREAADSGNRDEAVAAQRNAARKLDKAVSKGVIHKNQAANRKSAIAKRAADLQAE, from the coding sequence GTGGCTAACATCAAGTCCCAGATCAAGCGCAACAAGCAGAACGAGAAGGCTCGCCTGCGCAACAAGGCCGTCAAGTCGGAGCTGAAGACGGCGATCCGCAAGTTCCGCGAGGCCGCCGACTCCGGCAACCGCGACGAGGCGGTCGCCGCCCAGCGCAACGCCGCCCGCAAGCTCGACAAGGCCGTGAGCAAGGGCGTCATCCACAAGAACCAGGCCGCCAACCGCAAGTCGGCGATCGCCAAGCGCGCCGCCGACCTGCAGGCCGAGTAA
- a CDS encoding DegV family protein, giving the protein MGSEVAIVTDSTAYLPSGLAERHRITVVPLRLAIGGDVRDEDETTTAEAALALKDWRPVTTSRPAPERFAHAFKAAAGAGAGAVVSVHLSAAMSGTAEAARLAAEDAPVPVHIVDTGTIGLGLGFAALSAAAAALRGAAAPEVAAAAERRAELSRSLFYVDTLEHLRRGGRIGAAATLLGSALMVKPLLGIEGGRIVPIEKVRTSSRALARLEDLAVAEARDRPVDLGVQHLAAHARAQTLAQHLRERIPRVADVHVGEVGPVIGAHVGPGMLGVVVAPRL; this is encoded by the coding sequence ATGGGAAGCGAGGTCGCGATCGTCACCGACTCCACCGCCTACCTCCCGTCCGGCCTGGCCGAACGGCACCGGATCACGGTGGTCCCGCTGCGCCTCGCGATCGGCGGCGACGTCCGGGACGAGGATGAGACCACCACCGCCGAGGCGGCCCTGGCGTTGAAGGACTGGCGCCCCGTCACCACGTCCCGCCCCGCGCCCGAACGCTTCGCGCACGCGTTCAAGGCCGCGGCCGGCGCGGGCGCGGGCGCCGTCGTCTCGGTCCACCTGTCCGCCGCCATGTCCGGCACCGCCGAGGCGGCCCGGCTCGCCGCCGAGGACGCCCCCGTCCCCGTCCACATCGTCGACACCGGCACCATCGGCCTGGGCCTGGGCTTCGCCGCCCTCTCCGCCGCGGCGGCCGCCCTGCGCGGCGCCGCGGCCCCCGAGGTCGCCGCCGCCGCCGAACGCCGCGCGGAACTGTCCCGCTCCCTCTTCTACGTCGACACCCTCGAACACCTCCGCCGCGGCGGCCGCATCGGCGCGGCGGCCACCCTGCTGGGCTCCGCCCTCATGGTCAAGCCCCTGCTGGGCATCGAGGGCGGCAGGATCGTCCCGATCGAGAAGGTCCGCACCTCCTCCCGGGCCCTGGCCCGGCTGGAGGATCTCGCCGTGGCCGAGGCCCGCGACCGACCCGTCGACCTGGGCGTCCAGCACCTGGCCGCCCACGCCCGCGCCCAGACCCTCGCCCAGCACCTCCGCGAACGGATCCCCCGCGTGGCCGACGTCCACGTGGGCGAGGTCGGCCCCGTCATCGGCGCCCACGTCGGCCCGGGCATGCTCGGCGTGGTGGTGGCCCCCCGCCTCTGA
- a CDS encoding SRPBCC family protein, whose protein sequence is MRFEISLDIDASPETVWAHLIDIERWPETTASVTRVERLDDGPFGMGSRARMQQPRMPAAIWTVTGFDPGRSFTWESRTPGVVTTGGHFLDPGGDTVSLRLTLDQKGPAAPLVSLLYGRLTRRYVTMEAEGLKLRCETHRSET, encoded by the coding sequence ATGCGCTTCGAGATCAGCCTCGACATCGACGCCTCACCCGAGACCGTCTGGGCCCACCTCATCGACATCGAGCGCTGGCCGGAGACCACGGCGTCGGTGACCCGGGTCGAACGCCTCGACGACGGCCCCTTCGGCATGGGCTCCAGGGCACGCATGCAGCAGCCGAGGATGCCGGCCGCGATCTGGACCGTCACCGGGTTCGACCCGGGGAGATCGTTCACCTGGGAGTCCCGTACCCCCGGCGTCGTGACGACCGGAGGCCACTTCCTCGACCCGGGCGGCGACACCGTCTCCCTGCGCCTGACCCTCGATCAGAAGGGCCCCGCCGCCCCGCTGGTCTCACTCCTGTACGGCAGGCTCACCCGCCGCTACGTGACCATGGAGGCCGAGGGCCTCAAACTCCGGTGCGAAACCCACCGGTCCGAAACCTGA
- a CDS encoding ComEC/Rec2 family competence protein, whose product MTPARRAGHDLRLVVPALATWLTAALTIGAPPSAAYTVSALAALVATTLLLCRRAVTGHGAPAAGRRPAAGRRPPALGRLRGRVPGAPARASRRGRARIRRLTQRHRPHGGMEGDRAGAGPWPDRPRRAGLAPPARLTLGVMLACVAASSAAVGLRSSALASGPVSEIARDHERAVVEAVLTADPQVSARPGRQMILARARIEAVLLRGARVRVRVPVLLVAGDRGWLGLLPSQRVRLNGRFAPPRRAELLAAVVFVRGPPTPLGGPSAVQRAAERVRARLRQATERLPPDQRGVLPGMVVGDTSRIDPGLAEDFRDAGLAHLLVVSGANLAIIIGAVLGLCRLAGLGRLRAPPIAVLAVLAFVLVARPEPSVLRATVMGLVGLLALVTGRSRQGLPALGAAVLVLVLLDPALARSYGFTLSVLATAGLLVLAPAWRDRLHRRMPGPLADALAVAAAAQVAVAPVLVMLSGEVGVVAVAANLLAAPAVAPATLLGALAAVVALVALPAARLLVWPAGLAVGWITGIARTAADLPYATVPWRGGGLGAAGLIVAAAVAVLILRSRRLRLLAAAAMTGVLLAVIGLRMTAPGWPPPGWVMVACDVGQGDALVLASGRGGGVVVDTGPDPRLMDGCLERLGVRHVPLLVLTHPHADHIGGTSGVRRGRTVGMVLISPSSSGREARYTGDLATRPASAGQNWTIGDLTLAVLGPPAHTLRVSESGEGTAANNASIVLVARSPGFSALLSGDIEPDAQRSLTPAVPPVQVLKVPHHGSPRQAPAFFTAAGPAISIISVGKENDYGHPSPATLDLLRRQGTRVHRTDHSGDIAVVRTGTGLAVVTRR is encoded by the coding sequence GTGACGCCGGCCCGGCGCGCGGGCCATGACCTGCGCCTGGTCGTCCCGGCACTGGCGACCTGGCTGACGGCGGCGCTCACCATCGGCGCGCCCCCATCCGCCGCGTACACCGTCTCGGCCCTGGCCGCACTGGTCGCCACGACCCTCCTGCTATGCCGCCGGGCGGTCACCGGGCACGGCGCCCCGGCGGCAGGCCGCCGCCCGGCGGCAGGCCGCCGCCCGCCGGCCCTCGGGCGCCTCCGAGGCCGCGTGCCAGGGGCACCGGCCCGCGCGTCCCGGCGGGGACGCGCCCGGATCCGCCGTCTCACCCAGCGCCATCGCCCGCACGGGGGAATGGAAGGCGACCGGGCAGGGGCGGGGCCGTGGCCAGATCGGCCCCGCCGGGCCGGCCTGGCGCCCCCGGCCCGCCTGACGCTGGGGGTGATGCTGGCCTGCGTTGCGGCCTCCTCCGCCGCCGTCGGGCTGCGGTCCTCGGCACTGGCGTCCGGGCCGGTCAGCGAGATCGCGCGGGACCACGAGCGCGCGGTCGTCGAGGCCGTGCTCACAGCGGACCCCCAGGTCAGCGCCAGACCCGGACGGCAGATGATCCTGGCGCGGGCCAGGATCGAAGCGGTCCTCCTCCGCGGCGCCCGCGTCCGGGTGAGGGTGCCCGTCCTCCTGGTGGCGGGCGACCGCGGCTGGCTCGGCCTGCTGCCGAGCCAGCGGGTGCGGCTGAACGGGCGGTTCGCCCCGCCCCGCCGGGCCGAGCTGCTGGCCGCCGTGGTGTTCGTCCGGGGGCCGCCGACCCCGCTGGGCGGGCCGTCGGCCGTGCAGCGGGCCGCCGAGCGGGTACGGGCGCGGCTGCGCCAGGCGACCGAACGGCTCCCGCCCGACCAGCGGGGGGTGCTTCCCGGCATGGTCGTCGGTGACACCTCGCGAATCGATCCCGGACTCGCGGAGGACTTTCGCGACGCGGGCCTGGCCCATCTCCTGGTCGTCTCCGGAGCCAACCTGGCGATCATCATCGGGGCCGTGCTGGGGCTCTGCCGCCTCGCCGGGCTGGGACGGCTGCGCGCCCCGCCGATCGCCGTCCTGGCCGTGCTGGCGTTCGTCCTGGTCGCGCGTCCCGAGCCCAGCGTCCTGCGCGCCACCGTGATGGGGCTGGTCGGCCTGCTGGCACTGGTCACCGGCCGGAGCCGCCAAGGGCTGCCCGCGCTCGGAGCGGCCGTGCTCGTCCTCGTCCTCCTCGATCCCGCGCTGGCCCGCTCCTACGGGTTCACGCTGTCCGTACTGGCCACCGCCGGCCTGCTGGTCCTGGCGCCCGCGTGGCGCGACCGGCTTCACCGCCGGATGCCAGGCCCTCTGGCCGACGCCCTCGCCGTCGCCGCGGCGGCCCAGGTCGCGGTGGCGCCCGTCCTGGTCATGCTGTCGGGGGAGGTGGGCGTGGTCGCGGTCGCCGCCAACCTGCTGGCGGCACCGGCGGTCGCCCCGGCCACGCTGCTCGGCGCCCTCGCCGCCGTGGTCGCGCTGGTCGCGCTGCCCGCGGCCCGCCTGCTGGTATGGCCGGCCGGGCTCGCGGTGGGCTGGATCACGGGCATCGCCCGTACCGCGGCCGACCTGCCGTACGCGACCGTTCCGTGGCGGGGCGGGGGCCTGGGAGCGGCCGGCCTGATCGTGGCCGCCGCGGTGGCCGTGCTGATCCTGCGCAGCCGCCGCCTGCGGTTGCTCGCCGCCGCGGCCATGACGGGCGTCCTGCTCGCCGTCATCGGCCTGCGGATGACGGCCCCTGGATGGCCCCCGCCCGGATGGGTGATGGTGGCCTGCGACGTCGGGCAGGGCGACGCACTGGTGCTCGCGTCCGGCCGGGGCGGCGGCGTCGTGGTCGACACCGGACCCGATCCGCGCCTGATGGACGGATGCCTGGAACGCCTCGGCGTGCGGCACGTCCCGTTGCTCGTCCTCACCCACCCTCACGCCGATCACATCGGCGGCACCTCCGGAGTCCGCCGGGGCCGTACGGTCGGCATGGTCCTGATCAGCCCGTCGAGCTCCGGCCGCGAGGCGCGGTACACCGGCGACCTCGCCACCCGCCCGGCCTCGGCGGGCCAGAACTGGACCATCGGCGACCTCACCCTGGCGGTCCTGGGCCCACCCGCGCACACACTGCGCGTGTCCGAGTCCGGCGAGGGGACCGCCGCCAACAACGCCAGCATCGTGCTCGTGGCGCGCAGCCCCGGGTTCAGCGCCCTCCTCAGCGGTGACATCGAGCCCGACGCCCAGCGCTCGCTGACCCCCGCCGTGCCCCCCGTCCAGGTCCTCAAGGTGCCCCACCACGGATCCCCCCGCCAGGCCCCGGCCTTCTTCACCGCGGCCGGACCCGCCATCTCGATCATCTCGGTCGGAAAGGAGAACGACTACGGACACCCCTCGCCCGCCACCCTGGACCTGCTCCGGCGCCAGGGCACCCGCGTCCACCGCACCGACCACAGCGGTGACATCGCCGTGGTCCGTACGGGAACCGGCCTCGCGGTGGTCACCCGCCGCTGA
- the lepA gene encoding translation elongation factor 4 produces the protein MPAPEPNKTDPAIIRNFCIIAHIDHGKSTLADRMLQLTGVVEERQMRAQYLDRMDIERERGITIKSQAVRLPWTGSDGTDYVLNLIDTPGHVDFSYEVSRSLAACEGAVLLVDAAQGIEAQTLANLYLAIEADLHLIPVLNKIDLPAAQPEKYAEELAGIIGCDPSDVLRVSGKTGEGVPELLNRIVETVPAPVGDPDGPARALIFDSVYDTYRGVVTYVRIMDGHLSRREKSLMMSTGAAHETLEVGVISPEPKPVAGLGVGEVGYLITGVKDVRQARVGDTVTGASRQAPESLGGYQDPKPMVFSGLYPMDGDQYPELRDALDKLRLNDAALVYEPETSAALGFGFRCGFLGLLHMEIVRERLEREFGLSLISTAPNVVYRVVMEDGTEHTVTNPSEFPEGKIGSVHEPVVKATLLSPSEHIGAIMELCQGRRGVLLGMDYLSEDRVEIRYTLPLAEIIFDFFDQLKSRTRGYASLDYEPSGEQESDLVKVDILLQGESVDAFSQIVHREKSREYGLMMTAKLKELIPRQQYEVPIQAAIGARIIARENIRAIRKDVLAKCYGGDISRKRKLLERQKEGKKRMKTIGRVDVPQEAFVAALSTGEAPAGDKGKK, from the coding sequence GTGCCAGCGCCAGAGCCCAACAAGACCGACCCCGCGATCATCCGCAACTTCTGCATCATCGCGCACATCGACCATGGCAAGTCGACGCTCGCCGACCGGATGCTGCAGCTCACGGGGGTCGTCGAGGAGCGCCAGATGCGCGCGCAGTACCTCGACCGCATGGACATCGAGCGCGAGCGCGGCATCACGATCAAGAGCCAGGCGGTCCGGCTCCCGTGGACCGGGAGCGACGGCACCGACTACGTCCTCAACCTCATCGACACGCCCGGGCACGTGGACTTCTCCTACGAGGTGTCCCGGTCGCTGGCCGCGTGCGAGGGGGCGGTGCTGCTGGTGGACGCGGCCCAGGGGATCGAGGCGCAGACGCTGGCCAACCTCTACCTGGCGATCGAGGCCGACCTGCACCTGATCCCGGTGCTGAACAAGATCGACCTGCCCGCGGCGCAGCCGGAGAAGTACGCCGAGGAGCTGGCCGGGATCATCGGCTGCGACCCGTCGGACGTGCTGCGGGTCTCGGGCAAGACCGGCGAGGGCGTGCCGGAGCTGCTCAACCGCATCGTCGAGACCGTCCCGGCCCCGGTCGGCGACCCCGACGGCCCGGCGCGGGCGCTGATCTTCGACTCGGTGTACGACACCTACCGCGGCGTGGTGACCTACGTCCGGATCATGGACGGCCATCTCTCCCGTCGGGAGAAGAGCCTGATGATGTCCACCGGCGCGGCGCACGAGACCCTCGAGGTCGGGGTGATCTCCCCCGAGCCCAAGCCGGTGGCCGGGCTGGGCGTCGGCGAGGTCGGCTACCTGATCACCGGCGTGAAGGACGTCCGGCAGGCCCGGGTGGGCGACACCGTGACCGGGGCGTCCCGGCAGGCCCCGGAGTCCCTGGGCGGCTATCAGGACCCCAAGCCGATGGTGTTCTCCGGCCTCTACCCCATGGACGGCGACCAGTACCCGGAGCTGCGTGACGCGCTGGACAAGCTGCGGCTGAACGACGCCGCGCTGGTCTACGAGCCGGAGACCTCGGCGGCGCTCGGCTTCGGCTTCCGCTGCGGGTTCCTCGGGCTGCTGCACATGGAGATCGTCCGGGAACGGCTGGAGCGCGAGTTCGGCCTGTCGCTGATCTCCACCGCGCCGAACGTGGTCTACCGGGTGGTCATGGAGGACGGCACCGAGCACACGGTGACCAACCCCAGCGAGTTCCCCGAAGGCAAGATCGGCAGCGTGCACGAGCCGGTCGTCAAGGCGACCCTGCTCTCCCCGAGCGAGCACATCGGCGCGATCATGGAGCTGTGCCAGGGGCGCCGCGGGGTGCTGCTGGGCATGGACTACCTGTCGGAGGACCGGGTCGAGATCCGCTACACGCTGCCCCTCGCCGAGATCATCTTCGACTTCTTCGACCAGCTGAAGTCCCGGACCCGCGGCTACGCCTCGCTCGACTACGAGCCGAGCGGCGAGCAGGAGTCCGACCTGGTCAAGGTGGACATCCTGCTGCAGGGCGAGTCGGTGGACGCCTTCAGCCAGATCGTGCACCGCGAGAAGTCCCGCGAGTACGGCCTGATGATGACCGCCAAGCTCAAGGAGCTCATTCCCCGGCAGCAGTACGAGGTGCCGATCCAGGCCGCGATCGGCGCCCGCATCATCGCCCGGGAGAACATCCGCGCCATCCGCAAGGACGTCCTCGCCAAGTGCTACGGCGGCGACATCTCCCGTAAGCGCAAGCTGCTGGAGAGGCAGAAGGAGGGCAAGAAGCGGATGAAGACGATCGGCCGGGTCGACGTCCCGCAGGAGGCCTTCGTCGCCGCGCTCTCCACTGGTGAGGCGCCCGCGGGGGACAAGGGCAAGAAGTAG
- a CDS encoding DUF6939 family protein — MPIQVAGRRRAAASLAREFPGALVIDVTSKADEPWVRLSPFYPHGGIPVPSTPGVTGQSVEGVWQALKVFESADVDAAKLGVRTMKGLKRTVRKHGPVRGHRDGLHGDRLLDYRTARRRIYLPTYRWALENRTRDLVERLRGLSGDGDVLLLDYTTNGDVDDLATPLSHAALIRLYVEGRWPEEEGR, encoded by the coding sequence ATGCCGATTCAAGTTGCCGGCCGCCGTCGTGCGGCGGCCTCGCTCGCCAGAGAATTCCCTGGTGCCCTGGTCATCGACGTGACCTCCAAGGCGGATGAGCCGTGGGTGAGGCTGAGCCCGTTCTATCCGCACGGCGGCATTCCCGTCCCGTCGACTCCGGGCGTCACCGGCCAGTCGGTCGAGGGAGTCTGGCAGGCCCTCAAGGTCTTCGAGTCCGCCGATGTCGACGCCGCCAAGCTCGGCGTCCGGACGATGAAAGGGCTCAAACGGACCGTGCGCAAACACGGACCTGTGCGGGGTCACCGCGACGGCCTGCACGGGGACCGGCTGCTGGACTACCGGACGGCGCGACGTCGCATCTACCTGCCCACCTATCGCTGGGCGCTGGAGAACAGGACCCGTGACCTCGTGGAACGGCTACGCGGACTTTCCGGCGACGGCGACGTCCTCCTCCTGGACTACACCACCAACGGCGACGTCGACGATCTCGCCACCCCGCTCTCCCATGCCGCGCTCATCCGCCTCTACGTCGAGGGGCGGTGGCCGGAGGAGGAGGGCCGGTGA